A part of Cyanobacteria bacterium FACHB-DQ100 genomic DNA contains:
- a CDS encoding high light inducible protein: MQSNKATNLPPVATEYNGVDRNAFLFGFNPQAELWNGRLAMIGFAAYLLWDLAGFSVLRNVLYLIK; the protein is encoded by the coding sequence ATGCAATCGAACAAAGCGACTAACTTACCTCCTGTTGCCACCGAATACAATGGTGTCGATCGCAATGCTTTTCTTTTCGGCTTCAATCCCCAAGCGGAACTCTGGAATGGACGTTTGGCGATGATTGGATTTGCTGCTTATCTATTGTGGGACTTAGCAGGCTTTAGTGTTCTGCGAAACGTTTTGTATTTGATCAAGTAA